The genomic interval AATGTAGGAGACTAAATGAGGTAAAGTTAGATTTGGAGATTGGTCAGATTTACGAAGAGGCAAAGAAATTTAAACAGGCAATCGAGATTTATAAGAAGGCAATTCAACAAATTCCATCTTATTTTCAAGGATATACTCAGATGGGAAATGCATATCGCAAACTTGGAGATCTTAAAGAATCTATCCAAAACTATGAGAAGGCAGTGGAGTATAAACCAGAGAATTTTGAGGCGTTAATGTGGCTTGGTGGATTGAATGCCATAAGTGGTAAGAAAGATAAGGCAAAAGATGCCTTTGAAAAGATACTCGAAATATATCCTGGAACATGGTTTCTCGATTATAAAAATATCCAGATGGTAAAACAGATAATAAATTTCATAGACTCTCCTGCTTATAATCAATTTCTTCAAGATGAATTTCCTATTAAATATATGGGGAATGATATGAATTTGGCTATTGAGGCTTGTAAAGAGAAGATTGCTAAAGAGTCTGAGATTTCAAAGTGGCATTTCTATTTAGGGGTATTGCAGTCTCTAAAAGAAGAGAATAAAGAGGCAAAAGAGGAATTTAAAAAGGTAATTATTCTTGCCCCACATTCACTTGAAGCAAAGTTATCTAAGGCAATTATGAATACTTTATCTGAATTCTAAATTCCCCTTGAACTTCCAGCAGATTGTAACTCTGTAACCGTTCAGGTAATCCTTTACCGCAGAGACGCAGAGGAACAGAGAAGACATATAGTAACTATTAACCAAAAGTTCACATTAGTATTGTTGATAGTTGATGGTTGATGGTTGATAGTCTATGAAACTATCAACTATAAACTATAAACCATCAACCCTGTTGCTATATCTGTTCTATGAGAAATTTTCGTTAATAACTACTATAAAAGATGTGGGTAATGATTAGGAT from bacterium carries:
- a CDS encoding tetratricopeptide repeat protein produces the protein MKRIFCWFGGVLILASLSGCFGMGMMPKAERKIMGVMYKAYNEMEKGNIDNAIKQLEEYQSTHPNIPDVNREWFISSLADAYEKKGDLKKAVELLEEMVEKQPYYLENVYYQLARVYLKQGLEDKLEALLEKCRRLNEVKLDLEIGQIYEEAKKFKQAIEIYKKAIQQIPSYFQGYTQMGNAYRKLGDLKESIQNYEKAVEYKPENFEALMWLGGLNAISGKKDKAKDAFEKILEIYPGTWFLDYKNIQMVKQIINFIDSPAYNQFLQDEFPIKYMGNDMNLAIEACKEKIAKESEISKWHFYLGVLQSLKEENKEAKEEFKKVIILAPHSLEAKLSKAIMNTLSEF